The proteins below are encoded in one region of Limnohabitans sp. 63ED37-2:
- a CDS encoding SDR family oxidoreductase → MDNKVAMVVGGGSGMGAAAARKLAQDGFQVAVLSSSGKGEALGRELGGIGMTGSNQSPDDLQKLTDQVMARWGRIDVLVNSAGHGPKGPVLELTDAQWHLGLDMYFLNVVRAVRVVAPIMVQQKAGAIVNISSAWVVQPSAMFPTSAVARAGLAAFTKLFADEHAAHNVRMNNVLPGWIDSLPAKEERRESVPMQRYGTSEEVAATIAFLASEGAAYITGQNIRVDGGLMRSV, encoded by the coding sequence ATGGATAACAAAGTGGCGATGGTGGTGGGCGGCGGCAGTGGCATGGGTGCGGCTGCGGCCCGCAAGTTGGCTCAGGATGGCTTTCAGGTGGCGGTGTTGTCGTCGTCCGGCAAGGGCGAGGCGCTGGGCCGTGAATTGGGGGGCATTGGCATGACCGGCTCCAACCAGTCGCCTGACGACTTGCAAAAGCTGACGGATCAGGTGATGGCGCGTTGGGGGCGCATCGACGTGCTGGTCAACAGTGCCGGGCACGGACCCAAAGGCCCGGTGCTGGAGCTCACCGATGCGCAGTGGCACTTGGGGCTCGACATGTATTTCTTGAACGTGGTGCGGGCCGTGCGGGTGGTGGCGCCCATCATGGTCCAGCAAAAAGCGGGGGCCATTGTCAACATCTCCAGCGCCTGGGTGGTCCAGCCCAGCGCCATGTTTCCGACGTCTGCTGTGGCACGCGCAGGTCTCGCCGCTTTCACCAAGCTGTTTGCCGATGAACACGCCGCGCACAACGTGCGCATGAACAATGTGTTGCCGGGCTGGATCGATAGCCTGCCCGCCAAGGAGGAGCGCCGCGAAAGCGTGCCCATGCAGCGTTACGGCACCAGCGAGGAAGTGGCCGCGACCATCGCCTTTTTGGCCTCCGAAGGCGCGGCCTACATCACGGGCCAGAACATCCGTGTGGATGGGGGCTTGATGCGCTCGGTTTGA
- a CDS encoding phosphoethanolamine transferase, protein MSALGHALMNTLASQLRRLWPGCLALTAICLAWVLAYDGKRIFQIGVLALPAVLCLCWPSRHAGWRALQVGFVGTMGLVFITDAAVRGFLLDVYEASPASAMVITAVANTTPQEMTEFMAMNGPSVWLWGFFALVSLCFFIVSLARWWTTPSPPLKLAGWRLAAMLLVLTVVLVSFVNKPWRQHHPLLFWTHWVTEVSSLRDQWDNLGEQRQRLLANAQAQNPHITAGAPDTLLLVISESINRGHMSLYGYPRNTTPALMQLEQTEGDQLGVFAHAWSVDASTVQALRNFFYFGHAEDQPQHLMALASKAGYETWWISNHDDLAIDQEHAKLADRVHMLNKTPGRSGVSLDEGTLPHLAAALKSQAARKLIVVHLLGTHPHYALRHPATRTPFNNVKDDIYQALKDQGRSSRVRDLRNDYDSAIHYHDEVVAATLNMTRTLGNNASWVYFSDHGQEVGHVGNHVGHSAATADGYRVPLLVWGAGIANLPPATFSQPVRTDWLGHSVMHLLGIDWLGHLPEKNVLDTRYRWRAPPLPMVADFAS, encoded by the coding sequence ATGAGTGCCCTCGGTCACGCTTTGATGAACACGCTGGCGTCCCAGCTGCGGCGCCTGTGGCCGGGTTGTTTGGCCTTGACTGCCATCTGCTTGGCGTGGGTGCTGGCTTACGACGGCAAACGGATTTTTCAGATCGGTGTGCTGGCTTTGCCTGCCGTGCTTTGCTTGTGTTGGCCCAGCCGCCATGCGGGCTGGCGGGCCTTGCAGGTGGGCTTTGTTGGCACGATGGGGCTGGTCTTCATCACCGATGCGGCCGTGAGGGGTTTTTTGCTGGACGTTTATGAGGCCAGCCCGGCCAGTGCCATGGTCATCACGGCGGTGGCCAACACCACACCGCAGGAGATGACGGAGTTCATGGCGATGAACGGTCCCAGCGTTTGGCTTTGGGGATTCTTTGCGCTTGTATCGCTGTGCTTTTTTATCGTCAGCCTTGCGCGATGGTGGACCACACCTTCGCCGCCACTGAAGCTGGCAGGCTGGCGTTTGGCGGCCATGCTGCTGGTGCTGACGGTGGTCCTTGTGTCCTTCGTGAACAAGCCTTGGCGACAACACCATCCCCTGCTTTTCTGGACGCATTGGGTCACCGAGGTGTCTTCTTTGCGAGACCAGTGGGACAACTTGGGTGAGCAGCGGCAACGTTTGCTTGCCAATGCGCAGGCACAAAATCCACACATCACAGCCGGGGCGCCAGACACCCTGTTGTTGGTGATCAGTGAAAGCATCAACCGGGGCCATATGTCGCTGTACGGCTATCCCCGCAACACCACGCCTGCGCTCATGCAGCTTGAACAGACCGAGGGGGATCAGCTGGGCGTTTTTGCGCATGCTTGGTCAGTGGACGCCAGCACGGTTCAGGCTTTACGCAATTTTTTCTATTTCGGTCATGCCGAGGATCAGCCGCAGCATTTGATGGCATTAGCCTCCAAGGCGGGTTATGAGACCTGGTGGATCAGCAACCACGATGATCTGGCCATTGACCAGGAGCATGCCAAGCTGGCCGATCGGGTTCACATGCTCAACAAGACGCCGGGTCGATCTGGGGTCTCGCTCGACGAGGGCACATTGCCCCACTTGGCGGCAGCCCTGAAAAGCCAGGCGGCCCGAAAACTCATTGTGGTGCACCTGCTCGGCACACACCCGCATTACGCCTTGAGGCATCCGGCCACGCGCACGCCTTTCAACAACGTGAAAGATGACATCTACCAAGCTTTGAAGGACCAAGGGCGTTCGTCGCGTGTCCGGGATTTGCGCAACGACTACGACTCGGCCATTCACTACCATGACGAGGTGGTCGCGGCCACCTTGAACATGACACGCACTTTGGGGAACAATGCCTCTTGGGTTTATTTTTCTGACCATGGACAAGAGGTGGGCCATGTCGGCAACCATGTCGGCCATAGCGCGGCGACGGCAGATGGCTACCGCGTGCCCTTGCTGGTCTGGGGCGCGGGCATTGCAAACTTGCCTCCGGCCACCTTTTCGCAACCGGTGCGAACGGACTGGCTGGGGCACAGTGTGATGCATTTGCTGGGCATAGACTGGTTGGGACATTTGCCGGAAAAAAATGTGCTCGACACCCGGTACCGCTGGCGAGCGCCTCCTTTGCCGATGGTGGCAGACTTTGCCTCTTGA
- a CDS encoding efflux RND transporter permease subunit produces the protein MINVSSWSIRNPIPAVMLFVLLTVAGFIAFASMKVQNFPDLDVPTISVTASLPGVAPSQLETDVARKLENALAPLQGLKHITTKVQDGVVSITAEFRMEKPTQEAVDDVRSAIQGVRADLPGDLRDPVVQKLNLAGSPVLAYTVRSSRMDDEALSWLVDKDITRKLLSLRGVGAVNRVGGVTREVRVALDVNRLQSLGITAAEVSRQLKQVQQEGSGGRMDLGTGEQPVRTLGTVKTAQEVGQIELATSRGGSVRLDQVATVSDTLADARSAATLDGVPVVGFEVVRSKGESEVAVGRLVRQALAEYRLQNPDIEITESFDFVTPVEEEYDGSLVLLYEGAILAVLVVWLFLRDWRATFVSAVALPLSVIPAFIGMAYLGFSINVVTLLALSLVIGVLVDDAIVEVENIVRHLRMGKSPYQAAMEAADEIGLAVIATTFTLIAVFLPTAFMSGIPGKFFKQFGWTASLAVFASLVVARVLTPMMAAYILKPIVTAAHEPGWLKRYMVWATWCMKHRLVTMVLATLFFIGSIMLVPLLPKGFIPPDDNSQTQVYVELPPGSTLAQTQASAEHARKLLMTVNDVKSVYTTIGGGSAGSDPFAGGGAAEVRKATLTIQLSERGTRPRKQAIENDIRTALQQLPGVRSKVGLGGSGEKYVLVLTGEDPQALQTAAMAVERDLRTIQGLGSIASTASLVRPEIAVRPDFAKAADLGVTSAAISDTLRVATLGDYDAALPKLNLSERQVPIVVKLGDESRHDLSTLERLMVPGSRGPVMLGQVASIEVAGGPAVIDRYDRQRNINFEIELSGMPLGDVTAAVQKLPALQSLPPGVKVVEVGDAEVMGELFASFGLAMMIGVLCIYIVLVLLFKGFLHPITILAALPLSLGGAFVGLLIAQKSFSMPSLIGLIMLMGIATKNSILLVEYAIEARRGKPAQGDQPAVPPMSRWDAMLDACHKRARPIVMTTIAMGAGMLPIAVGWGAADASFRSPMAIAVIGGLLTSTVLSLLVVPVVFTYLDDLGQWTGRMFKKVTRGA, from the coding sequence ATGATCAACGTCTCTTCCTGGTCAATCCGCAACCCCATCCCTGCCGTCATGCTGTTTGTGCTGCTGACGGTGGCGGGCTTCATCGCCTTCGCGTCCATGAAGGTGCAGAACTTTCCGGATCTGGACGTGCCCACCATCTCGGTGACCGCCAGCTTGCCCGGTGTGGCGCCCTCGCAGCTTGAGACCGATGTGGCGCGCAAGCTCGAAAACGCGCTGGCGCCGCTGCAAGGCCTCAAACACATCACCACCAAGGTGCAAGACGGCGTGGTGTCCATCACTGCCGAGTTCCGCATGGAAAAGCCCACCCAAGAAGCGGTGGACGATGTGCGTTCGGCCATTCAGGGCGTGCGGGCTGATTTGCCGGGTGACCTGCGCGACCCGGTGGTGCAAAAGCTCAACTTGGCGGGCTCGCCCGTGTTGGCCTACACCGTGCGCTCGTCGCGCATGGACGACGAAGCCTTGTCGTGGCTGGTCGACAAAGACATCACCCGCAAGCTTTTGTCGCTGCGCGGTGTGGGCGCCGTCAACCGCGTGGGCGGCGTGACGCGTGAGGTGCGTGTGGCCCTCGATGTGAACCGCTTGCAATCGCTGGGCATCACGGCGGCCGAGGTGTCGCGCCAGCTCAAGCAGGTGCAGCAAGAAGGCTCGGGCGGGCGAATGGATTTGGGCACGGGCGAACAACCCGTGCGCACACTGGGTACGGTGAAAACGGCGCAAGAGGTGGGCCAGATTGAGCTGGCCACATCGCGAGGCGGCAGCGTTCGGTTGGACCAAGTGGCCACGGTGAGTGACACCTTGGCCGATGCCCGCTCGGCAGCCACCTTGGACGGAGTGCCTGTGGTCGGCTTTGAGGTGGTGCGCAGCAAAGGCGAAAGCGAAGTGGCCGTGGGCCGCTTGGTACGCCAGGCGCTGGCCGAATACCGCTTGCAAAATCCGGACATCGAGATCACCGAATCCTTCGACTTCGTGACCCCGGTGGAAGAGGAATACGACGGCTCACTCGTCTTGCTTTATGAAGGCGCGATTTTGGCGGTGCTGGTGGTGTGGCTGTTCTTGCGCGATTGGCGGGCCACCTTTGTTTCGGCGGTGGCGCTGCCGCTGTCGGTCATTCCGGCTTTCATTGGCATGGCCTACTTGGGCTTTTCCATCAACGTGGTGACTTTGCTGGCGCTGTCTTTGGTGATCGGCGTGCTGGTGGACGACGCGATCGTCGAGGTGGAAAACATCGTGCGCCATTTGCGCATGGGCAAGTCGCCGTATCAGGCGGCGATGGAAGCGGCCGATGAAATCGGGCTGGCCGTGATCGCCACCACCTTCACCTTGATTGCGGTGTTTTTGCCCACGGCTTTCATGAGCGGCATTCCGGGCAAGTTCTTCAAGCAGTTTGGCTGGACGGCGTCGCTCGCGGTGTTCGCCTCGCTGGTGGTGGCGCGGGTGCTCACGCCCATGATGGCGGCGTATATTTTGAAGCCCATCGTCACGGCCGCGCACGAGCCGGGTTGGCTCAAGCGCTACATGGTCTGGGCCACTTGGTGCATGAAGCACCGCCTGGTCACCATGGTGCTGGCTACGCTGTTTTTCATCGGCTCCATCATGCTGGTGCCCTTGCTGCCCAAAGGCTTCATTCCACCGGACGACAACTCGCAAACCCAGGTCTATGTGGAGCTGCCACCGGGATCGACCTTGGCGCAAACCCAGGCCAGTGCCGAGCACGCCCGCAAGCTGCTCATGACGGTGAACGACGTCAAAAGCGTCTACACCACCATTGGCGGCGGCAGCGCGGGCAGTGACCCGTTTGCGGGCGGTGGCGCGGCCGAGGTGCGCAAGGCCACGCTCACCATTCAGCTGAGCGAACGCGGCACACGCCCGCGCAAGCAAGCGATCGAAAACGACATCCGTACCGCTTTGCAACAACTGCCCGGTGTGCGCAGCAAGGTGGGCTTGGGCGGCTCGGGCGAGAAATACGTGCTGGTGCTGACAGGCGAAGACCCACAGGCCCTGCAAACCGCTGCCATGGCGGTGGAGCGTGACCTGCGCACCATCCAAGGCTTGGGCTCCATTGCATCGACCGCCAGCTTGGTGCGGCCCGAGATCGCGGTGCGCCCTGACTTTGCCAAGGCCGCCGATTTGGGCGTGACCAGCGCCGCCATCAGCGACACCTTGCGCGTGGCCACCTTGGGTGACTACGACGCGGCATTGCCCAAGCTCAATTTGTCGGAGCGGCAGGTGCCCATCGTTGTGAAGTTGGGCGACGAGTCCCGGCACGATCTGAGCACACTCGAGCGCCTGATGGTGCCCGGCAGCCGTGGCCCCGTCATGCTCGGCCAGGTCGCCAGCATCGAGGTGGCAGGTGGCCCGGCGGTGATTGACCGTTATGACCGCCAGCGCAACATCAACTTTGAGATTGAACTCTCGGGCATGCCGCTGGGCGACGTGACAGCGGCGGTGCAAAAGCTGCCTGCCCTGCAAAGCCTGCCGCCGGGCGTCAAGGTGGTGGAGGTGGGTGATGCCGAAGTCATGGGCGAACTCTTTGCCAGCTTTGGCCTGGCCATGATGATCGGCGTGCTGTGCATCTACATCGTGCTGGTGTTGTTGTTCAAAGGCTTCTTGCACCCCATCACGATTTTGGCGGCACTGCCGCTGTCGCTGGGCGGGGCATTTGTGGGCTTGCTGATCGCGCAAAAGAGTTTCTCCATGCCCTCGCTCATTGGCCTCATCATGCTCATGGGGATCGCCACCAAAAACTCCATCTTGCTGGTCGAATACGCGATCGAGGCGCGGCGCGGCAAACCTGCCCAAGGGGATCAGCCCGCTGTGCCCCCCATGAGCCGCTGGGACGCCATGCTGGACGCGTGCCACAAACGTGCCCGGCCCATCGTCATGACCACCATTGCCATGGGCGCGGGCATGCTGCCGATTGCGGTGGGCTGGGGCGCGGCCGACGCGAGTTTCCGCTCGCCCATGGCGATTGCCGTGATCGGCGGCTTGCTCACCAGCACCGTGCTCAGCTTGTTGGTGGTGCCGGTGGTGTTCACTTACCTGGATGATCTGGGGCAGTGGACTGGGCGGATGTTCAAGAAGGTGACGCGGGGGGCATGA